Proteins encoded within one genomic window of Triticum aestivum cultivar Chinese Spring chromosome 2D, IWGSC CS RefSeq v2.1, whole genome shotgun sequence:
- the LOC123050886 gene encoding germin-like protein 8-14 translates to MAKIVLLVLPLLSLLLPLLFWCVAQAQLAKEFCVADLASSDTPAGYPCKPQAAVTADDFYYRGLGTTGPTVNPFKISLSSAFVTSFPGVNGLGISAARVDFAVGGVVPLHWHPAATELIFVVEGTLSCGFISATSNNRVYTNTLYKGDIMVLPQGQPHFQYNLGNTTAVALSTYSSPNPGVQTLDFALFANNLPSEVLTKVTLLDDLQVRKLKALFGGTG, encoded by the coding sequence ATGGCAAAGATTGTGCTCCTCGTCCTGCCCTTGCTCTCCCTGCTGCTGCCCTTGCTCTTTTGGTGTGTCGCCCAGGCCCAGCTGGCCAAGGAGTTCTGCGTGGCCGACCTGGCCAGCAGCGACACGCCGGCCGGCTACCCGTGCAAGCCCCAGGCCGCCGTCACCGCCGACGACTTCTACTACCGCGGCCTGGGCACCACAGGCCCGACCGTCAACCCGTTCAAGATCAGCTTGTCCTCGGCCTTCGTCACCAGCTTCCCCGGCGTGAACGGGCTGGGCATCTCCGCCGCGCGCGTCGACTTCGCGGTGGGAGGCGTGGTGCCGCTGCACTGGCACCCGGCGGCCACGGAGCTCATCTTCGTGGTGGAGGGCACCCTGTCGTGCGGCTTCATCAGCGCCACCTCCAACAACAGGGTCTACACCAACACCCTGTACAAGGGCGACATCATGGTGCTCCCGCAGGGCCAGCCGCACTTCCAGTACAACCTCGGCAACACCACCGCCGTGGCGCTCTCCACCTACAGCAGCCCCAACCCCGGCGTCCAGACCCTCGACTTTGCGCTCTTCGCCAACAACCTCCCGTCGGAGGTGCTCACCAAGGTCACCCTCCTCGACGACTTGCAGGTCAGGAAGCTCAAGGCGCTCTTCGGCGGCACCGGCTGA